The sequence ATTCGGTACCAAGCCGATCAAGCAGCAGATAACCGTCCTGCTCCGCACCCATCGGCTGCCACAGACGCTCACTGAACAGTTGCGCCAGCGACATGCCGGTAGCCCGGCGCATTATCCAGCCCAGCACCTCGGTATGCACCGTGCGGTAGACAAAGCCCTCGCCATGCTCTCCGCCAGCCTCAATGCTGGCCAGGTAGCTGTAAATATCCTGCGGTCCGGCGTACTGAGCCGGGGTCGGCAGTAAACCGGCGGCAAAACCATATTGCAGAACATCGGACTGCAGGTCGGTTTCGCTGTAGGCGACCTCGGCGGTCATATCCAGCACCTGGCGCAAGGTAGCCCCGGCCCAGCCACTGTGTTTCAGCTCCGGGATATAGTCGCTGACCAGCATCTGCTCATCCAGTACGCCCTCAACCAACAGTTGCGCCGCCAGCACGCCAAGCAGTGACTTGCTGAGCGACCAGAGCATATGCGGTGACTCTGCCGGCATGCCCTGATGATAGGCCTCGTAGATGACCTGGCCGTCCTTCATGATCAGCGTGGCATCGGCATAGCTGCTGCGAAGATATTGCGCAAAGCTCAGTCGCTGATCATCCGGGCCGACAAAAACCAGGGCATCGATACGCTCACGCAGGCTTTCGCCAGTTGGCAGCAAACTCGGCGGCATCAGCCCACGCGCGATATTGCGGCTGGGAAGCAGTTCGCGCATATGATGAAAAGCCCAGCGAGAATTGGGGTAGTTCAGCAGGTAGTTGTCACGCGTGATCTGCGCCTGAGCTGGCGGCGGGAAGCCTTGCATCAACCCCAACTGATCCAGACGCACCGCTTGCGGGTCTGGCAGTCCTTCGGCCACCAGCCCCAGTGGCGCCGCCAGCCACACTCCAAGCAGGGCTGAAACCCATGACCTAGGGAACATAAGCGGCAACCTCAGTGAACGGACAGTCGCGTCGAATGAAGTCATGCAGCAAGGCATTCAACTGCTCGGGCTGATCGAGCGGCGTGGCATGTCCGGAATCGCACACCACTTCGAGCTTGGCGTTCAAGAGTTGCGCGGTGTAGGCCTGTTTGAACGCCAGCGGGGTGTAATCGCGATCACCGGCCACTACCAGTACCGGCACGTCGGCCTGATTGACCGAGTCCGGTGCCGCCCAGCCAAGGATGGCACGCAATGCATGCAGGTAGGAAACCCGATCATTGCTGGCCAGGCGTTGCGCCACCCGGCGGCGCAGATCAGCCTGCTCCGGGTGTGGGAACAGCTTGTGCGCCAGCACATGGCCCAAGGTCTTCAACCCCAGCAGACGGATCATCGCCAGGCGGGTTGCCACCTTG is a genomic window of Halopseudomonas phragmitis containing:
- a CDS encoding serine hydrolase domain-containing protein translates to MFPRSWVSALLGVWLAAPLGLVAEGLPDPQAVRLDQLGLMQGFPPPAQAQITRDNYLLNYPNSRWAFHHMRELLPSRNIARGLMPPSLLPTGESLRERIDALVFVGPDDQRLSFAQYLRSSYADATLIMKDGQVIYEAYHQGMPAESPHMLWSLSKSLLGVLAAQLLVEGVLDEQMLVSDYIPELKHSGWAGATLRQVLDMTAEVAYSETDLQSDVLQYGFAAGLLPTPAQYAGPQDIYSYLASIEAGGEHGEGFVYRTVHTEVLGWIMRRATGMSLAQLFSERLWQPMGAEQDGYLLLDRLGTEWAGAGFNATLRDLARFAEMMRQDGRFNGQQIISPEVIADLRRGADQDAFIASGRDYQPGYSYRNQWWVSHNPDGVYEALGAYGQLLHINPEAGLVVVRLSSHPLAPSAHTFATTRLAMQALADLLR
- a CDS encoding alpha/beta fold hydrolase, which codes for MNFIQLNNARIAYVREGQGVPVLLLHGLGSSLQDWQPQINDLSRYAQVWALDLRGHGDSQALRAPVTVAELAGDVAEFIETVGIQDCILVGISMGGMIGFELLARRPELLGGLVVINSAPSFPLDSWAVRFKVATRLAMIRLLGLKTLGHVLAHKLFPHPEQADLRRRVAQRLASNDRVSYLHALRAILGWAAPDSVNQADVPVLVVAGDRDYTPLAFKQAYTAQLLNAKLEVVCDSGHATPLDQPEQLNALLHDFIRRDCPFTEVAAYVP